In Leptospira bourretii, the genomic window TCATCGATTCCTATGTGGTCATCTTCATTGCCCTTGGAAAATACCATCCCGTTTCCAAACTGATCTCCATTGCCAATACAAACTTTCTTTATAAATTGGGAGTGGCCATCCTCATCACACCACTTCTTTATGCCATCCATATCTACATTGATCGATACTTAGGAGAAACACTGAAAAAACAAATGTTTAGCGCTGCGATGGAAGAAGAAGGACTAGAGTCCACCATCCAACCAGGGTAAGGGAGAATATGTTCCAACCAAGAATCGAAAGACTCAAAACCATTTTGGGAAATGGTCCAGCGAATATTGGACACAGGGGGGCACGTGGCCTTGCACCCGAAAACACCCTTGTATCTTTTCTTGTCGGTGCGGAATCCACAAGGTTTTTTGAATTGGATACCATGCTTTGTGGCTCAGGAGAACTTGTGGTCATCCATGACTTTACAGTCGATCGAACGACTGACGGTGAGGGAAAAGTCTCTGAATATAAATACCGCGACTTAGCAGAACTTGATGCGGGGAGTTTTTTTGATGAAGCCTTTGAAGGGGAACAAATTCCCACTCTCTCCCAAGTGATCCAAACTCTTCCAGAGAACACAGTTTTCGATATTGAAATGAAAAGTGAAGGGAACCCTGAAGAAAGAAAGGCTCTGGCTCTTGCCCTTGTGAAACTCATTCGGAAATGGAAACTACACAATCGAATTTGGGTGAGCAGTTTTGACTGGGAT contains:
- a CDS encoding glycerophosphodiester phosphodiesterase → MFQPRIERLKTILGNGPANIGHRGARGLAPENTLVSFLVGAESTRFFELDTMLCGSGELVVIHDFTVDRTTDGEGKVSEYKYRDLAELDAGSFFDEAFEGEQIPTLSQVIQTLPENTVFDIEMKSEGNPEERKALALALVKLIRKWKLHNRIWVSSFDWDLVDLIRKEEPEVLRGLLVEKGDSLNKNYMDYEPDLILPHLSACTKEFVDDLKAKSLLVIPYTTNTEEEWKTLLASGVAGLITDYPDLLATYLESKK